Genomic window (Candidatus Methylomirabilota bacterium):
ATGTTCATGGCGTTGAGGAGCAGCCCGCCCGCGTCCGGCGGCGGGAGCTGATCGCCGGGCAGGATCTGCGTGCCCTCGTAGCGCAGCAGCATCTCCACCTTGCTCGTCATGCGCTTGGACCAGATGGAGAGGTTCTGGCCGCCGATGGCCCGATAGGCCGGGCTGTCCATCACCTCGACGGTCTCGAGGTCATAGGTCGCCAGCGAGATCTTGCCACCCTCGACGCCGATCCAGCGCCGGCAGAGCAGGAAGCCGGGCACGCGCTCGCGCTCGGGGATGTGCTCGAGGTCGTACCAGTCGTGGAACTCGTCCTCGGCGGTGGGAGCGAAGTTCATCGCGGCGATCAGAGCGCCCTTGGCCATGGTGATCCTCCTCTCGGGGACCCGATTCCATCATAGAATGCCCGCCGAGGACAACGACGTCCCCGTGATCCTGGCCCCCTTTCGCGTGCGGTCCTTCCGCTTCCAGTGGCCCGCCGACCTCCTCACCTCGCTCGCGTTCGAGATGGAGACGGTCATCCTCTCCTGGTACGTGATGGTGGAGACGGGCTCGGTGCTCCTGCTCACCACGTTCGCCTCGCTGCTCTTCCTCGGCACGCTCGCCGCGCCCATGTTCGGCGTGCTGAGCGACCGCCTCGGCGCGCGGAATCTGCTGGCGGTGATGCGCGTGGTCTACACCGCGCTCGCCGCGCTGCTGATGCTGCTCGCCTTCTCCGGCCGGCTGAGCCCACTCTGGGCCTTCGTCGTTGCGGTGCCCGCCGGCATTGTGCGGCCCAACGACCAGGTGCTGCGGAACATCCTCGTGGGCGAGACCATGCCGGCCCCGCAGCTCATGGGCGCGCTGGGGCTCTCGCGCGCCACCATGGACTCTGCCCGCGTGGTCGGCTCGCTCGCGGGCGCGGGGCTCTTCGCCGCGCTCGGCCTGGGCTCCGCCTACGTGCTGGTGGTGGCGCTCTACGCCGCCAGCTTTGTGCTGACGCTCGGCATGTCGCAGCGCCGTCCCGTGCCCGTGCCCGTGGGCGAGGAGCCGGCCGCGGGAGACGCTGTCGCCGGCGTCTCGGGCCTGCACGATCTGATCGAGGGCCTGCTCCACGTCTGGCGCACCCCCGCGCTCGTCAGCGCCCTCTGGCTGGCCTTCCTCATCAACCTCACCGCCTACCCGATCTCGGGCGGGCTCCTCGCCTACATCGCACGCGCCGTCTACCACACGGACGCGACCGGCCTCGGCCGGCTGGCCGCCAGCTTCTCGCTGGGCGCGCTGGTGGGCTCGGTCGCGTTCGTGCTGACGGGCGGGCCGCGGCGCCCCGAGCGCGCCATGCTCGTCCACGCCACGCTCTGGTACGGGGTGCTGCTGGCCTTTGGCTTCGTGGGGACACTGGGCGGCGGCATGGTGGCGCTGTTCCTCGCCGGCGTCGTGCAGAGCGTGGCGATGATCTCGCTCGCGGCGTGGCTGCTCATCGTGGTGGACGACCGCTTCCGCGGGCGCGTGATGGGCGTCCGGATGCTGGCGGTGTACGGGCTGCCGCTCGGCCTCATGGCCGCCGGCGCGCTGATCGACCTGATCGGCTACACGCCGACCATCGCCGCGCTCACCGTCACCGGGCTCGTCTTCACCGCGCTGATCGGGCTGCGGTGGCGCGCTGCGCTCTGGTCAGCGTAGGGTCACGAGCGGCGGGAGGCCCAGCTCGGCCGTGCACTGGCCGAACCACTCGATGACCTCGCGGTGGAGCGGGATGCCGTGGGCGCGGCGCTCCGCCGCCTCCTCGGCCTCGAGCAGGCCCGGATAGAGCACGCGCTCCTCGCCGGGCGCCGGCGGCGCGGTACGCAAAGTTCGGAGCGTCTCGTCCATCGTGTCCTTGAAGCGCTCGAGGTCGGTGAAGGCCTCGATGTGATACGCAGCGAACTGATTCTTCGAGCCGCTCGCCGCGTTCAGCATGGTCGGCACCGAGCCGGAGAGCATGGTGGCGAGCACCTCGGCCATCAGCGCGAAGCCGTAGCCCTTGTGCGAGCCCTGCTCGCGCGTGCCGCCCAGTGGGGCCTGGAAGAAGTCGTCACGGTCGAAGACGGGCTTCTCCTCCATGATCGGCGTGCCTTCCTTGTCCGTGACCCAGCCGGGCAGAAGCGGCGAGCCCACGCGCATGGCGAGGCCGATCTTGTTCCCCGCGATGGCGGAGGTGGCGGCGTCGAAGAGGAGCGGCGCCTCGCGTCGCGCCGGCGCGGCGAGCGCGATGGGATTGGTGCCCAGCATCGGCTTTGCCGCGAACGTGGGCACCACGCGGAGCCCGGCGGCGGTGAAGCAGGCGCCCACCATGTCGGCCTGCGCCGCCTGCATCGCGTAATGGCCGATGGCGCCGAAGTGGCCGGCGTTGTAGACGGTGACGATGCCAACGCCGACCTTCCGCGCCTTTTCCATGGCGAGGCGCATGGCCTTGGGCCCCACGATGATGCCGAGCCGGCGCTCGGCGTCGATGACGGCGGTGCCCGGCGCCTCGCGCATCACCTTCCAGCCCGGCCGGGGGTCGAGCTTGCCCGCCTTGTAGTCGCGCACGTACTGGCGGAGCATGTTCGACACGCCGTGCGTCTCCACGCCGCGGAGATCGGTGGTGGTGAGGACGTCGGCCCCCTCTGCCGCGTCCTCGGGCGTGAGCCCCATCTTGCCGAAGATCTCGGTGACGGACTTGCGCAGCGCCGCCTCAGCGACCAGTACCTGATCCTTCACCGGGACCTTGAAGCGCTCGAGCATGGGGGCGTTCTCCTTTGGTAGCATCCTAGCCGTTGTGACCATCGATCGCACCCCGCGCATGGCCGTTCACCGGAGCGGCCGCGGGCCCGACCTCGTCCTCTTCCACGGGGGCATGGGGTCCTGGAAGCACTGGTCGCGCAACGTGGGGCCACTGTCGGAGCGCTTCACCGTCCACGCCCTCGACCATCCGGCCTACGGGAACTCGGCGTCCATACCTCGCGAGACCACGGGCCCGCAGTACCTCGAGCTGATGCACGAGCTGTTCGTCGAGGCCTTCCCCGGCACGGCGCCGCTCCGGTTCGCCGGCTTCTCCTTCGGCGGCGCCATCGCGGCCAAGCTCGCCTGGCGCCTGGCCCCGCGCGTCACCCATCTCTGCCTGGTCTCGCCCGCGGGCTTCCCGCCGCGCAAGTTCGGCGAGCGCCCCACGCGGAGCTACAAGGAGGCGGGCGACGACGAGCGGCTCTTCCGCGAGATCTGCCGGCACAATCTTCTCGTCAACATGCTGAGCGACCCCGCCAGCATCAGCGAGGAGACGCTCGACATCCAGGCGGACTGCGTGCGGCGAACCAGGTTCAACAGTCGAAAAGTCAGCGCCGGCGGCACGCTGCTGACCGACCTCGCGGCGCTGACGAGCCTGCCGGAGCCCCCCTGCCGGGTCCGTCTGCTCTGGGGCGAGGGCGACGATTCGGCGTTCCGGCCGGCGGCGAAGCTGATCGGCGAGGTGCGCGAGGCCGTGGGCGGCACGCTCGACGTGCACCGCGTCCCGCGCGCGGGGCACTGGTCGGCCTACGAGAACGCGCCCGAGGTGAACCGGCTGATGCTGGAGTTCTTCTCGAGCTGAGCCGGCCTACCGGCTGAACGCGGGCATCACCTCGGCGGCGAAGCGCTCGAGCTGCTCGACCATCATGGCGCGCGGCACGCCGATGGGCCAGCCGAGCATGACGTGGTCGAGGCCGGGGTACTTGGCCTCCAGCTCCTTGAGATAGCCCACGATGTCGTGCGCGGGGCCACAGAGCCAGGAGCGGTTGCGCACGCCGTCCTCGAGCGAGGCCGTGGTCGGCGACTGGGGGCGGCGCGCCGCCACCGCCTTGGCGTGCTCCTCGCTGTAGCGCAGCATGCCGAGGGGCGCCATCACCTTGGCGTGCTCCTCGAAGTAGGGCCGGGCACGGCGGATCGCGCCCTCCACGGTGTCGTCGAGGCACATGCGGAAGCCGAGGATCAGATCCTCGCCCAGCGCGCGGTCGCGGCCGTGGCGGCGCCCCGCCTCCTGATAGTCGCGCACCCAGCGCTGCACCAGCTCCTCCGCGGTGGCGGAGATGACGCCCTTGATCCCGTGCCGCGCCATGAACTCGAGCCCGCGCGCGCCGCCGCTCACGATGGGCTGCCACACCTCCACCGGCTGGCGAAGCGGCCGCGGCACCAGCGAGATCTCGCGGAGCGTGTAGCCGCGATACGGCACCTCGGGCGGGATCGTGTAGTGCCTGCCCCGGTGCGCGAACGATTCCTCGCGCAGGGCCTTCAGGATCACCTCGACTTGCTCCTCGAACAGCTCGCGATTGGCTTCGGCGTCCAGCATCGGGTTGCCGAAGGTCTCCACTTCCCTGCTGTGGTATCCGCGCCCCACGCCGAAGACCACGCGACCCTTGGTGAGGATGTCGGCGACGGCGTAGTCCTCGGCCAGGCGCAGCGGATGCCAGGTCGGCACCACGTTGAACGCGCAGCCGAACTTGATCCGCTGGGTGCGATGGGCGAGATCGACCGCCAGCATGGGAATGTTCGGGATGCATTCCCAGCCCTCGTGCTGGAAGTGGTGCTCGGCCATCCAGAACGTCTCGTAGCCGAGCCGATCCGCGGCCTGAGCCACCGTGGCTGCCGAGTCGAACGACTCGATCAGGCGCGTATTGGGATAGCGCCGGTCGTCCGCGGGCACGCCGTCGAGCCCGCAGCCCTCCAGCTCGATGTGGCCGACGTAGAGGGTAGAGAAGCGCGTGATCATGCGAGGCCGCGCACCGCCAAGGCCTTGGCTCGCAGCGTAAAGGGGCCCGGCGCCCCGACAGCCCGCAGGCGCGCCTCGAGCCCGGACCGCAGCGCCGAGCGCTGCGCGGGATCCAGCGTCGCGATGTAGGCGCCCGTAGGACCGACACCGGTCTCCTGCGGCCGCCAGTAGTCATCGAACGAGGCGAAGTCCGTGATGATCTCGAGCGGGCGCTCCTCCACCTCGCGAAAGCCGGCTGACTGCCAGAGCGCCGTCAGCTGTCCCGGCTGGCCCAAGGGCCGACGACGCTTCGGTTCCGCGGCGGGATCCAGCTCGACCGCCACGTCCCAGAACAGCGACGTCATCTCCAGCCCGCGCGCATCCCAGGTGCAGACGGCCCCCGTCCCGCCTGATCGGACCACGCGCCGCAGCTCGCTCGCCGCCTTCGCCGCGTCCGGGATGAAGTGAAACACCAGGCAAGACAGCGCGCAGTCGAACGACTCGTCGGGATAGGGCAAGGCCTGCGCGTCCCCCACGTCGAACGACGCGCGGGCGTCGTTGATCCGCGCACGCGCGTGCTCCACGAAGGCGGCCACGGGATCGATGCCGACGATCTCCGCGCGGCGGGTCATGCCGGCCAAGGTCTTGGTGAGGGAGCCCGTCCCGCATCCGACGTCGAGCACACGCCCGGGATCGCCGACCTTGGCGAACTCGGCCAGGAGCGGCGCGAGGCGAATGCTCCAGCGCCCCATGAAGCCTTCGTAGGCCAGGGCGTCGGTGAACAGGGGCTTCGCGCTCATCGGCCAAAGATAACGTAGTCGTCGCGATTTCGCTTGACAGGTTCTGGAGACGGGCTTTTCGGCAAGCGAGCACGATCTTTCGACGGCCGCTACCTGGCGCTCAGTCAGCCAGCGAGCCCGAATGATTTCCGTCATTCGCGTCCGCGTGGAGCAACGGCTTCCGCTCGTGTGCGGAGTGGCTGGCCTGGCGTGTGGGCCTCGATATCGTGGCCGCACGCGAACGGGTACGAATCGCCCGTGCCCTGGGGACTCTTCCGATCCTGGCGGGCGCGTTGGAGCGAGGCGACCTCTCATATACCAAGGTGCGGGCGCTGACTCGGATCGCGACTCCGGAGAATGAAGCGCGGCTGCTCACGATGGGACGCACCAACACGGCCGAGCAGATCGGTCGGATCGTCCGAAGCAGGCGGATGCTCGACGGAGCCGCCGAGCGTCGAGAAGCGAAGCGTCAGCATGAGAGCCGTGCTCTGAGTGCCTATCGGGAAGAAAGCGGGATGGTCGTGATCCACGGGCGCCTCGACCCCGAAGGCGGCGCGGTGTTCATGCAGGCCCTGGCCGCCGCCCAGGATGCGCTCTACCGACGGTCCAAGGAAGCCGCAGGGCCCTCACGGGCCGCTCCACCAACGCCCACCTACCTGCAGCAGAACGCGGACGCACTGACACTGCTGGCGGAGGCTGCTCTGCACCACGAGCTCGACCCCGGTGCTCCCGGGGAGCGCTATCAAGTGGTGCTTCATGTCGACGATACCGTGCTGGCGTCCCCAGACGCGGTGGGCGAGTCGATGCTGGACGGAACCCACGCTTCCGCGGAAGCGTCCGAGCGACTCAGCTGTGACGCCAGCCGCACATGGATGCGGCATGACTCGGAAGGCAACGTCCTCGAGGTAGGGAGGCGGACACGGACGATTCCCCCAGCCCTGCGCCGGGCGCTATTGCACCGTGATCAGGGGTGCCGCTTCCCCCGGGTGCGGCCTCCGGTTCGTCCAGGGGCATCACATCCAACACTGGGCTCATGGAGGACCGACCACGCTGGCCAACCTCGTACTCCTGTGCCGTCGGCACCACCGGGCGGTGCACGAGGACGGATACCGTATCACTCGCGAAGAGGATGGGAAGCTGACGTTCCTTCGCCCAGACGGCCGGCCGCTGCCCGAGTCACCCTGATCAGGAGCCCTAGTAGTACACGCTCCGGCTCTGCCCTCCCGAGGCCACGATCAGCTCGCCGGTGACGGCCCACGCCTTGTCGGAGCAGAGGAAGGCGGTGACGTAGGCGACCTCGCTCGCGTCGATCATGCGACATACGGCGTTACCCCTGGGCGAGTCCGGCACGTAGTCCAGGCGCTCCGCCTCGGCCGCGTCCACGCCCAACTCTTTGGCGCGGGCGGCGAGCAGGCGCGGCGTGCGCTCCGTGCGGGTGATGCCGGGATGCACGCAGTTCACGGTGATGCCGAAGCGGCCGAGCTGCACGGCCAGGGTCTTGCTCAGGTGCACCAGGGACGTGTTGCGGGCGCCGCCGGAGAGATTGCCGGCGTTGCGCGCGTTGAGGCCGCTGATGTTGATGATGCGGCCCCACTTCTGCTCCTTCATGAACGGGATGGCGGCACGGCAGCAGCGGAGGGCGCCCACGTACTTCACGTTGAAGTCGTGGAGGAGGTCCTCGTCCACGAGATTCTCGATGGGGCCGGTGGCGCTGGGGGAGCCGCCCGGCGGCGAGCCGGAGTTCACGAGGATGTTGAGGCCGCCGAGCTGGGCGGCGGCCTGGGCCACCATGCCGTCGACCTCGGCGCGATTGGTCACGTCCGCGGGGATGGCGATGACGCGGCGGCCGGTCTCGGCGGCCAGCTCGCCCGCCGCCTTCTCCAGCACGTCCTTGGTGCGCGACACCACGGCCACGTCCGCGCCCTCGCGGGCCAGCTCACGCGCGATGGCCTTGCCGATGCCGAGGCTGCCGCCGGTGACGATGGCCTTCTTGCCCTTGAGCCCGAGATCCATGGTGTTCTCCCCCTAGACCGGTTGTGCCACAATACCGGCCCATGCAACGCCGGCTCGCCGCGATCCTCGCCGCCGATATCGAGGGGTATAGCCGCCTCATGGGCGAGGACGAGGCGGCCACCGTCCGGGACCTCAAGGGCCACCAGGCCGTCGTCCTCCCCATGGTCGGGCAGCACGGCGGCCGCGTCATGGACACCGCGGGCGACGGCATTCTAGCCGAATTCCCCAGCGTGACCGGGGCTATCGAGTGCGCGGTCGAGATCCAGACGGTGATGGCGCAGCGCAACGTCGACGTCCCCGAGGCGCGCCGCATGCGCTTCCGCATGGGCGTCAACGTGGGCGACGTCATCCACGATGGCGACCGCATCTACGGTGACGGCATCAACATCGCGTCCCGCTTGCAGACCGCGGCGGAGCCGGGCGGCATCTGCATCTCACGCCCAGTGTTCGACCAGCTCAATCGGGCCGCGGCCGCCGCGTTTCAGACGCTCGGGCCGCGCGTCTTCAAGAACATCGTCCAACCGGTGGAGGTGTTCGCCCGGCGCCCCGCGGAGGGGGAGCCACGGGGCGAGGCCGGGGAGCCCGCGCCGCTCACCCAGGAGATCCGGTTCTGCCGAGCGCCCGACGGCGTCCAGCTCGCGTACGCGATGGTGGGCCAGGGGCCACCCGTCGTGAAGCCGGGAAACTGGATGACCCATCTCGATTACGACCTGGAGAGCCCGATCTGGCGGCGCCTCTATCGCGAGCTCACGAAGCGGAACACCCTCCTTCGCTATGACGCCCGGGGTAACGGGCTCTCGGATCGGGTCGTCGAGGACATCTCGTTCGACGCCCTGGTGTTCGACCTCGAGTCGGTGGTCGACGCGGCGGGGGTGGACCGCTTCGCGCTCATGGGCATCTCGTTGGGCTGCGCGGTGGCGATCGCATACGCAGCCCGACATCCCGGGCGCGTGTCGCAGCTCATCCTCTACGGGGGGTATGCGCTGGGCCGCAACAAGCGCCCGCTGAGCGCGGCCGAAGTCGAGGAAGAGGCCGCCATGCGGACTCTGACGCGGCTCGGCTGGGGTAAGGAGAACGCGGCGTTTCGGCAGATGTTCACCTCCCAGTTCATCCCGGGCGGAACGAAAGAGCAAGCCGACTGGTTCAACGAGCTCCAGCGGGTCAACGTCTCGCCCGAGGTGGCGGTGCAGTTCATGGAGGTAAGCGGTACGGTGGACGTCACCGCCCTCCTCCCCAAGCTCACCATGCCCACCCTGGTCATGCACGCGACCGGCGACGCCCGCGTCCCCTTCGAGTCGGGGCGGCGCATGGCGGCCGGCATTCCCGGGGCCCGCT
Coding sequences:
- a CDS encoding HNH endonuclease signature motif containing protein codes for the protein MIRGAASPGCGLRFVQGHHIQHWAHGGPTTLANLVLLCRRHHRAVHEDGYRITREEDGKLTFLRPDGRPLPESP
- a CDS encoding class I SAM-dependent methyltransferase translates to MSAKPLFTDALAYEGFMGRWSIRLAPLLAEFAKVGDPGRVLDVGCGTGSLTKTLAGMTRRAEIVGIDPVAAFVEHARARINDARASFDVGDAQALPYPDESFDCALSCLVFHFIPDAAKAASELRRVVRSGGTGAVCTWDARGLEMTSLFWDVAVELDPAAEPKRRRPLGQPGQLTALWQSAGFREVEERPLEIITDFASFDDYWRPQETGVGPTGAYIATLDPAQRSALRSGLEARLRAVGAPGPFTLRAKALAVRGLA
- a CDS encoding LLM class flavin-dependent oxidoreductase translates to MITRFSTLYVGHIELEGCGLDGVPADDRRYPNTRLIESFDSAATVAQAADRLGYETFWMAEHHFQHEGWECIPNIPMLAVDLAHRTQRIKFGCAFNVVPTWHPLRLAEDYAVADILTKGRVVFGVGRGYHSREVETFGNPMLDAEANRELFEEQVEVILKALREESFAHRGRHYTIPPEVPYRGYTLREISLVPRPLRQPVEVWQPIVSGGARGLEFMARHGIKGVISATAEELVQRWVRDYQEAGRRHGRDRALGEDLILGFRMCLDDTVEGAIRRARPYFEEHAKVMAPLGMLRYSEEHAKAVAARRPQSPTTASLEDGVRNRSWLCGPAHDIVGYLKELEAKYPGLDHVMLGWPIGVPRAMMVEQLERFAAEVMPAFSR
- a CDS encoding MFS transporter, whose protein sequence is MVILLSGTRFHHRMPAEDNDVPVILAPFRVRSFRFQWPADLLTSLAFEMETVILSWYVMVETGSVLLLTTFASLLFLGTLAAPMFGVLSDRLGARNLLAVMRVVYTALAALLMLLAFSGRLSPLWAFVVAVPAGIVRPNDQVLRNILVGETMPAPQLMGALGLSRATMDSARVVGSLAGAGLFAALGLGSAYVLVVALYAASFVLTLGMSQRRPVPVPVGEEPAAGDAVAGVSGLHDLIEGLLHVWRTPALVSALWLAFLINLTAYPISGGLLAYIARAVYHTDATGLGRLAASFSLGALVGSVAFVLTGGPRRPERAMLVHATLWYGVLLAFGFVGTLGGGMVALFLAGVVQSVAMISLAAWLLIVVDDRFRGRVMGVRMLAVYGLPLGLMAAGALIDLIGYTPTIAALTVTGLVFTALIGLRWRAALWSA
- a CDS encoding alpha/beta fold hydrolase, which encodes MQRRLAAILAADIEGYSRLMGEDEAATVRDLKGHQAVVLPMVGQHGGRVMDTAGDGILAEFPSVTGAIECAVEIQTVMAQRNVDVPEARRMRFRMGVNVGDVIHDGDRIYGDGINIASRLQTAAEPGGICISRPVFDQLNRAAAAAFQTLGPRVFKNIVQPVEVFARRPAEGEPRGEAGEPAPLTQEIRFCRAPDGVQLAYAMVGQGPPVVKPGNWMTHLDYDLESPIWRRLYRELTKRNTLLRYDARGNGLSDRVVEDISFDALVFDLESVVDAAGVDRFALMGISLGCAVAIAYAARHPGRVSQLILYGGYALGRNKRPLSAAEVEEEAAMRTLTRLGWGKENAAFRQMFTSQFIPGGTKEQADWFNELQRVNVSPEVAVQFMEVSGTVDVTALLPKLTMPTLVMHATGDARVPFESGRRMAAGIPGARFVPLTGSNHIFREDEPAYGQFVEQVRAFLSG
- a CDS encoding Ldh family oxidoreductase, with translation MLERFKVPVKDQVLVAEAALRKSVTEIFGKMGLTPEDAAEGADVLTTTDLRGVETHGVSNMLRQYVRDYKAGKLDPRPGWKVMREAPGTAVIDAERRLGIIVGPKAMRLAMEKARKVGVGIVTVYNAGHFGAIGHYAMQAAQADMVGACFTAAGLRVVPTFAAKPMLGTNPIALAAPARREAPLLFDAATSAIAGNKIGLAMRVGSPLLPGWVTDKEGTPIMEEKPVFDRDDFFQAPLGGTREQGSHKGYGFALMAEVLATMLSGSVPTMLNAASGSKNQFAAYHIEAFTDLERFKDTMDETLRTLRTAPPAPGEERVLYPGLLEAEEAAERRAHGIPLHREVIEWFGQCTAELGLPPLVTLR
- a CDS encoding alpha/beta fold hydrolase; the protein is MTIDRTPRMAVHRSGRGPDLVLFHGGMGSWKHWSRNVGPLSERFTVHALDHPAYGNSASIPRETTGPQYLELMHELFVEAFPGTAPLRFAGFSFGGAIAAKLAWRLAPRVTHLCLVSPAGFPPRKFGERPTRSYKEAGDDERLFREICRHNLLVNMLSDPASISEETLDIQADCVRRTRFNSRKVSAGGTLLTDLAALTSLPEPPCRVRLLWGEGDDSAFRPAAKLIGEVREAVGGTLDVHRVPRAGHWSAYENAPEVNRLMLEFFSS
- a CDS encoding SDR family oxidoreductase; translated protein: MDLGLKGKKAIVTGGSLGIGKAIARELAREGADVAVVSRTKDVLEKAAGELAAETGRRVIAIPADVTNRAEVDGMVAQAAAQLGGLNILVNSGSPPGGSPSATGPIENLVDEDLLHDFNVKYVGALRCCRAAIPFMKEQKWGRIINISGLNARNAGNLSGGARNTSLVHLSKTLAVQLGRFGITVNCVHPGITRTERTPRLLAARAKELGVDAAEAERLDYVPDSPRGNAVCRMIDASEVAYVTAFLCSDKAWAVTGELIVASGGQSRSVYY